A stretch of the Oceanicola sp. D3 genome encodes the following:
- a CDS encoding L-serine ammonia-lyase, translated as MFVSVFEMFKVGIGPSSSHTMGPMVAAARYLDRLRGLPFAVTGVRARLHGSLAFTGVGHATDRAVILGLAGLVPETYEAEAGEAALAEVKATGMIAPEGLGELRFAPANDLIFDYEAPLPGHPNGLAFEALDGQGDVIDREVYYSVGGGFVLSEKELAAGADTAQGAPVPFAFKSAQEMLDMAAESGLSIAAMKMANERTRRSAEEIERGLARVWEVMNGCLQRGLENEGVLPGGLKVKRRAAKIWEALQAERGMNLTAPHTINDWMSCYAMAVNEENAAGGQVVTAPTNGAAGVVPAVIRYWLDHVPGAVPSKVGEFLLTAAAVGGLIKHNASISGAEAGCQAEVGSAAAMAAAGLCAVMGGTAEQVENAAEIALEHHLGMTCDPVRGLVQVPCIERNGLGAIKAVSAASLALRGDGSHLVPLDACIKTLMETGRDMGEKYKETSLGGLAVNVPNC; from the coding sequence ATGTTCGTCTCCGTCTTCGAAATGTTCAAGGTGGGCATCGGCCCGTCATCGTCTCACACCATGGGGCCGATGGTGGCCGCCGCGCGCTACCTCGACCGGCTGCGCGGCCTGCCCTTTGCCGTCACCGGCGTGCGCGCCCGGCTGCATGGGTCGCTGGCCTTCACCGGGGTGGGCCACGCGACCGACCGGGCGGTGATCCTGGGCCTCGCGGGCCTCGTGCCCGAGACCTATGAGGCCGAGGCGGGCGAGGCGGCTTTGGCGGAGGTGAAGGCGACGGGCATGATCGCGCCCGAGGGGCTGGGCGAGCTGCGCTTTGCCCCGGCGAACGACCTGATCTTCGACTACGAGGCCCCCCTGCCCGGCCATCCCAACGGGCTGGCCTTCGAGGCGCTGGATGGGCAGGGCGACGTGATCGACCGGGAGGTCTATTACTCCGTGGGCGGCGGCTTCGTGCTGTCGGAGAAGGAGCTGGCGGCTGGGGCGGACACGGCGCAGGGCGCACCGGTGCCGTTCGCCTTCAAGTCCGCACAGGAGATGCTCGACATGGCCGCCGAGAGCGGGCTGAGCATTGCCGCGATGAAGATGGCCAATGAGCGGACCCGCCGGAGCGCCGAGGAGATCGAGCGCGGGCTGGCGCGTGTCTGGGAGGTGATGAACGGCTGCTTGCAACGCGGGCTGGAGAACGAGGGCGTGCTGCCCGGCGGACTGAAGGTGAAGCGACGGGCGGCGAAGATCTGGGAGGCGTTGCAGGCCGAGCGCGGCATGAACCTGACCGCGCCGCATACGATCAACGACTGGATGAGCTGCTACGCCATGGCCGTGAACGAAGAGAACGCGGCGGGCGGACAGGTGGTGACGGCGCCCACGAATGGCGCGGCGGGCGTGGTGCCCGCGGTGATCCGCTATTGGCTGGACCATGTGCCCGGCGCGGTGCCCTCGAAGGTGGGGGAGTTCCTGCTGACAGCGGCGGCGGTGGGCGGGCTGATCAAGCACAACGCTTCCATTTCGGGCGCCGAGGCGGGCTGCCAGGCCGAGGTGGGCAGCGCGGCGGCGATGGCCGCTGCGGGGCTCTGTGCGGTGATGGGCGGCACGGCGGAGCAGGTGGAGAACGCGGCGGAGATCGCGCTGGAACATCACCTCGGGATGACCTGCGACCCGGTGCGCGGGCTGGTGCAGGTGCCCTGCATCGAGCGCAACGGGCTGGGGGCGATCAAGGCGGTGTCGGCGGCGAGCTTGGCGCTGCGGGGGGATGGCTCGCATCTAGTGCCGCTGGATGCCTGCATCAAGACGCTGATGGAGACCGGGCGGGATATGGGCGAGAAGTACAAGGAGACGAGTTTGGGCGGGCTGGCGGTGAATGTGCCGAATTGTTGA
- a CDS encoding DUF2065 domain-containing protein yields MALALYALGAICIVEGLVLALAPSLYEDILRWIVSLPHEARRTIGFLALTAGALSLWAAAWIGG; encoded by the coding sequence ATGGCCTTGGCGCTCTACGCGCTTGGCGCAATCTGCATTGTGGAGGGGCTGGTGCTTGCACTGGCCCCTTCGCTTTATGAAGACATTCTGCGCTGGATCGTCTCCCTGCCGCACGAAGCGCGCAGGACGATCGGCTTTCTGGCGCTGACGGCAGGGGCGCTTTCCCTCTGGGCGGCGGCGTGGATTGGTGGATGA
- a CDS encoding pyridoxamine 5'-phosphate oxidase family protein: MAEDTALNPDYLIADEAELAALFPATHQLAIDKCMPALDAHSRAFIARAPFLCISTQSPDGLADVSPRGDPAGFVRVLDDHTLLIPDRPGNNRLDTQRNILANPAVGLIFMVPGFDETLRVNGTARLTRDPALLATMEVQGRRPTTAIAVTVHEAFLHCAKAFRRSRLWDPATLQDRKAFPSLRAMIHDQTTGRPADPAELEKLDADLEEAYRRSMY, from the coding sequence ATGGCCGAAGATACCGCACTCAACCCCGACTACCTGATTGCCGATGAGGCCGAGCTCGCCGCGCTCTTCCCCGCCACCCACCAGCTGGCGATCGACAAATGCATGCCTGCGCTCGACGCGCATTCCCGCGCCTTCATCGCCCGCGCGCCCTTCCTCTGCATCTCCACCCAGTCGCCCGACGGGCTGGCCGATGTCAGCCCGCGCGGCGACCCGGCGGGCTTCGTCCGCGTGCTGGATGACCACACGCTGCTCATCCCCGACCGGCCCGGCAACAACCGGCTCGACACCCAGCGCAACATCCTCGCCAACCCCGCCGTCGGCCTGATCTTCATGGTGCCCGGCTTCGACGAAACCCTGCGCGTCAACGGCACCGCCCGCCTCACCCGCGACCCGGCGCTGCTGGCCACGATGGAGGTGCAGGGCCGCCGCCCCACCACCGCCATCGCCGTCACGGTGCACGAAGCCTTCCTACACTGCGCCAAGGCCTTCCGCCGCTCCCGCCTCTGGGACCCGGCCACCCTGCAAGACCGCAAGGCCTTCCCCTCCCTGCGCGCCATGATCCACGACCAGACAACCGGGCGGCCCGCAGACCCGGCGGAGCTGGAAAAGCTGGATGCCGACCTCGAAGAGGCTTATCGGAGGTCGATGTATTAG
- the hflC gene encoding protease modulator HflC, whose translation MNRASYLIPVVAIVLAALLSSIYIVDEREKVLVLRFGQIKQERVEPGWYLKVPLLDDVVDYEDRILSIETPLIEVTPADDRRLVVDAFVLWRIVDLVQFRQALGAGDERAAEIQLNDILDGQIRAVLGSDGVTSNTILSPERTSLMDQIEVRANARASALGIEVVDVRLRQTNLPDQNFDATLQRMIAEREREAIDERARGQEAAQRVRASADRTYEEILAEARRDARIIQGQADAERNRIFAEAYGQDQEFFEFYRSLTAYENALKGNNSSMVMSPDSEFFNYLRSDGSSAGAAPAPVDEAAAAAAREANEAAIRAAEESAAETASEAEAVTETMPDPVNIPDEAEIGTEGDAEGAAEGDTSEVPMEPAGETDASTDAPGPAEDAPAEEAPAEEAPADDTTGN comes from the coding sequence ATGAACCGCGCCTCCTATCTCATTCCCGTCGTCGCCATCGTGCTGGCCGCGCTGCTTTCGTCGATCTACATCGTCGATGAGCGTGAAAAGGTGCTGGTGCTCCGTTTCGGCCAGATCAAGCAGGAACGCGTCGAGCCGGGCTGGTACTTGAAAGTGCCGCTGCTCGACGATGTTGTGGACTACGAAGACCGTATCCTCTCCATCGAAACGCCGCTGATCGAGGTCACCCCGGCTGATGACCGGCGTCTCGTGGTCGATGCTTTTGTGCTTTGGCGCATCGTTGATCTGGTGCAGTTCCGTCAGGCCCTCGGTGCCGGTGACGAACGCGCTGCCGAGATCCAGCTGAACGACATTCTCGACGGTCAGATCCGCGCTGTGCTGGGTTCGGATGGTGTGACGTCCAACACCATTCTCTCGCCCGAGCGGACCTCGCTGATGGACCAGATCGAAGTGCGGGCCAACGCTCGTGCCTCGGCTCTGGGCATCGAGGTTGTCGACGTTCGGCTGCGGCAGACCAACCTGCCCGACCAGAACTTCGACGCCACCCTGCAACGGATGATCGCCGAGCGGGAACGGGAAGCCATCGACGAACGGGCCCGAGGCCAGGAAGCGGCCCAGAGGGTGCGCGCCTCCGCTGACCGGACCTACGAGGAGATCCTCGCCGAAGCTCGCCGTGATGCCCGCATCATTCAGGGTCAGGCCGATGCGGAACGAAACCGTATCTTCGCCGAAGCCTATGGGCAGGATCAGGAGTTCTTCGAGTTCTACCGTTCGCTGACCGCTTATGAGAACGCGCTGAAGGGTAACAATTCGTCAATGGTGATGAGCCCGGACTCGGAGTTCTTCAATTACCTGCGCAGCGATGGCTCCTCTGCCGGCGCGGCGCCGGCACCAGTTGATGAGGCTGCTGCGGCAGCGGCACGGGAGGCCAATGAGGCCGCCATCCGCGCCGCCGAGGAATCGGCTGCCGAAACGGCCAGCGAGGCCGAAGCGGTGACCGAGACCATGCCGGACCCGGTGAACATCCCTGATGAGGCCGAGATCGGCACAGAAGGGGACGCCGAGGGCGCTGCCGAGGGTGACACCAGTGAGGTTCCGATGGAGCCTGCCGGTGAAACCGACGCCTCCACCGATGCGCCGGGCCCTGCCGAGGATGCACCCGCTGAGGAGGCCCCGGCCGAGGAGGCTCCCGCCGACGACACCACGGGCAACTGA
- the rpiA gene encoding ribose-5-phosphate isomerase RpiA produces the protein MTDLSPIDKAKFVAAKRAVDYVQDGMRVGLGTGSTAAWMVRCLAEKMQEEKLDIVGVPTSTRTADLARELGIPVVSLDEAKWLDLTIDGADEFDGELNLIKGGGGALLQEKIVATASDRMVVIADAAKDVTSLGAFPLPVEVIPFGWQTTKALVEETLINMDVLGRDTSLRMNDDAPYVTDEGNYILDLHLRRIGNARQLSLVLNQVPGVVENGLFIDICDVVIIGHGDGRVQVRDINEGTEEEEKIDLLEGDNIFADL, from the coding sequence ATGACTGACCTTTCGCCGATCGACAAGGCCAAGTTCGTCGCCGCCAAACGCGCGGTTGACTACGTGCAGGACGGCATGCGCGTGGGCCTCGGCACCGGCTCCACGGCGGCTTGGATGGTGCGCTGTCTTGCTGAAAAGATGCAGGAGGAGAAGCTCGATATCGTCGGCGTTCCCACCTCCACCCGCACCGCCGATCTGGCGCGTGAGCTGGGCATTCCGGTGGTGTCTCTGGACGAGGCCAAATGGCTCGATCTCACCATCGACGGGGCCGACGAGTTCGACGGCGAGCTCAACCTCATCAAGGGCGGCGGCGGGGCGCTGCTGCAAGAGAAAATTGTCGCAACCGCCTCTGACAGGATGGTGGTGATCGCCGATGCGGCCAAGGATGTCACCTCGCTCGGGGCCTTTCCGCTGCCGGTGGAGGTGATCCCCTTCGGCTGGCAAACAACCAAGGCGCTGGTCGAGGAAACCCTTATAAACATGGATGTTCTGGGCCGCGACACCAGCCTGCGCATGAACGACGATGCGCCCTATGTGACCGATGAGGGCAACTACATTCTCGATTTGCACCTGCGCCGCATCGGCAACGCGCGCCAGTTGAGCCTCGTGCTCAATCAGGTGCCCGGCGTGGTTGAAAACGGGTTGTTCATCGACATATGCGACGTAGTGATCATCGGTCACGGCGACGGGCGCGTGCAGGTGCGCGACATCAATGAAGGCACCGAGGAGGAAGAGAAGATCGACCTCCTTGAGGGAGACAACATCTTCGCCGACCTCTGA
- a CDS encoding cation diffusion facilitator family transporter produces the protein MPHDHHHHHHVDPEMGDRKLALAVLVNFGLTVAQIVGGLLSGSLALIADALHNLSDAVSLVIAFAARRIARRPADAGMTFGYGRAEMVAALINYTTLILLAVYLAYEGVMRLFAPEDVEGWTVVIIAAIALIVDAVTALLTFAMSKTSANIRAAFLHNLADALGSVAVIVAGTLILLYDWRLADPLVTLLISAYILWHALAEVPGVIRMLMLGAPPGLDISELSQELAAIPGVASVHHLHLWQMQEHEAALEAHVVLEEGRWSEADAIKSALKSALAARFHIHHSTLELECAAHACRAPRLIGHG, from the coding sequence ATGCCGCACGATCACCATCATCACCACCACGTCGATCCCGAGATGGGAGACCGCAAGCTCGCCCTCGCCGTTCTGGTGAACTTCGGGCTGACCGTGGCCCAGATCGTCGGCGGGTTGCTCTCCGGCTCGCTCGCCCTCATCGCCGATGCGTTGCACAACCTCTCGGATGCGGTGTCGCTGGTGATCGCCTTCGCCGCCCGCCGCATCGCTCGCCGACCGGCGGATGCAGGCATGACCTTCGGCTATGGCCGGGCCGAGATGGTGGCTGCACTGATCAACTATACCACCCTGATTTTGCTGGCGGTTTATCTCGCCTACGAGGGGGTGATGCGGCTCTTCGCACCAGAGGATGTCGAGGGCTGGACGGTGGTGATCATCGCGGCCATCGCGCTCATCGTCGATGCGGTGACAGCCCTGCTCACCTTCGCCATGTCCAAGACCTCCGCCAATATCCGCGCCGCCTTCCTGCACAACCTCGCGGATGCGCTGGGCTCTGTGGCGGTGATCGTCGCTGGCACGCTCATCCTGCTCTACGACTGGCGCCTGGCCGACCCGCTGGTCACCCTCCTGATCTCCGCCTACATCCTCTGGCACGCCCTCGCCGAGGTGCCCGGCGTCATCCGGATGCTGATGCTCGGCGCCCCGCCCGGACTCGATATTTCCGAGTTGTCCCAAGAGCTTGCGGCCATTCCCGGCGTCGCCTCCGTACACCATCTGCACCTCTGGCAGATGCAGGAGCACGAGGCCGCGCTGGAGGCCCATGTGGTGCTGGAAGAGGGCCGCTGGAGTGAGGCTGATGCGATCAAATCGGCGTTGAAATCCGCACTCGCCGCGCGCTTCCACATCCACCATTCCACCCTCGAGCTGGAATGTGCGGCCCATGCCTGCCGGGCGCCCCGGCTCATCGGCCACGGCTGA
- a CDS encoding thermonuclease family protein has translation MNHPYGQKAKWALVKLCKGKLIRAEITDIDHHGRTVAKCALPDGRDLSEEMVKIGMAIDWPKFSGGKYQSFEPPDVRKKLWLADARHNGRMHIFEQFNYEQSRRKD, from the coding sequence TTGAATCATCCTTATGGTCAAAAAGCAAAATGGGCGTTGGTCAAACTCTGCAAGGGAAAGTTGATACGTGCAGAAATCACAGATATCGACCACCATGGTCGGACAGTAGCGAAGTGCGCCCTGCCCGATGGTCGTGATTTGTCGGAAGAGATGGTGAAAATCGGGATGGCCATAGACTGGCCAAAATTTTCGGGCGGTAAATACCAGTCTTTTGAACCTCCAGATGTCCGAAAGAAGTTGTGGCTTGCCGACGCCCGCCACAATGGTCGGATGCACATTTTCGAGCAGTTCAATTATGAGCAGAGCAGGCGGAAGGATTGA
- a CDS encoding Do family serine endopeptidase produces MALLAAQAVNAQSRAIPGSFADLAEQISPSVVNITTSTTVSRRTGPTPQVPEGSPFEDFFRDFLDREGNPDRPRRSSALGSGFVISEDGYIVTNNHVIEGADQITIEFFSGKELDAEVVGTDANTDIALLKVEPEEALPFVPFGDSNTARVGDWVIAMGNPLGQGFSVSAGIVSARNRALSGTYDDYIQTDAAINRGNSGGPLFNMDGQVIGVNTAILSPNGGSIGIGFSMASNVVTKVVAQLKEYGETRRGWLGVRIQDVTPDVAEAIGLTPAKGALVTDVPEGPAMEAGMKSGDVIISFDGQEVEDVRGLVRRVGNTEVGKTVRMVVFRDGKTETLKVTLGRREEAEGAVPAVAEQGEGAEPEAPQEQELLGLTVTTLTDELREQMSLDGNEEGLVIKEVDEMSEAYEKGLRAGDIITEAGQQKVRAVNELEDRVEEAREAGRKSLLLLIRRAGEPRFVALSLE; encoded by the coding sequence ATGGCGCTGCTGGCGGCGCAAGCCGTGAATGCGCAATCTCGCGCCATTCCCGGCAGCTTCGCTGACCTTGCCGAGCAGATCAGCCCCTCGGTTGTCAACATCACCACCTCCACCACGGTTTCGCGCCGCACTGGCCCCACGCCGCAGGTGCCGGAAGGCTCGCCCTTCGAGGACTTCTTCCGCGATTTTCTTGACCGTGAAGGCAACCCGGACCGTCCGCGCCGCAGCTCGGCGCTGGGTTCGGGCTTTGTGATCTCTGAAGATGGTTACATCGTGACGAATAACCACGTCATTGAAGGCGCGGACCAGATCACCATCGAGTTCTTCTCCGGCAAGGAGTTGGACGCCGAAGTGGTGGGTACCGATGCCAACACCGACATTGCTCTGCTGAAGGTCGAGCCTGAAGAGGCGCTGCCCTTTGTTCCCTTTGGCGACAGCAACACCGCCCGCGTGGGCGATTGGGTGATTGCCATGGGCAACCCGCTTGGTCAGGGCTTTTCGGTTTCCGCCGGGATCGTTTCGGCCCGCAACCGGGCGCTCTCGGGCACCTATGACGATTACATCCAGACCGACGCCGCCATTAACCGCGGCAACTCCGGTGGCCCGCTGTTCAACATGGACGGTCAGGTGATTGGTGTGAACACCGCGATCCTGTCGCCCAACGGCGGCTCCATCGGCATCGGCTTCTCCATGGCCTCCAACGTGGTGACCAAGGTGGTTGCCCAGCTCAAGGAATACGGCGAAACCCGACGCGGCTGGCTGGGTGTGCGTATTCAGGATGTCACCCCGGATGTGGCCGAAGCCATTGGCCTGACCCCGGCCAAGGGCGCGCTGGTCACCGATGTTCCCGAAGGTCCGGCCATGGAAGCTGGCATGAAATCGGGCGATGTGATCATCAGCTTCGACGGGCAAGAGGTGGAAGACGTGCGCGGCCTCGTGCGCCGGGTGGGCAACACCGAGGTCGGCAAAACCGTCCGCATGGTGGTGTTCCGCGATGGCAAGACCGAGACGCTGAAGGTCACCCTTGGTCGCCGTGAAGAGGCCGAAGGCGCTGTGCCCGCGGTGGCCGAGCAGGGAGAGGGCGCAGAGCCCGAAGCGCCGCAGGAGCAAGAGCTCCTGGGCCTCACCGTCACCACGCTGACCGATGAGCTGCGCGAGCAGATGAGCCTCGACGGCAATGAGGAAGGGCTGGTGATCAAGGAGGTCGACGAGATGTCGGAGGCCTACGAGAAGGGCCTGCGCGCGGGCGACATCATCACGGAGGCCGGCCAGCAAAAGGTGCGGGCGGTGAATGAGCTGGAAGACCGGGTGGAAGAAGCCCGCGAGGCTGGCCGCAAATCGCTCCTGCTGCTGATCCGCCGTGCCGGAGAGCCCCGCTTCGTGGCGCTCTCGCTGGAATAA
- the hflK gene encoding FtsH protease activity modulator HflK: MAGNNGGPWGGGSSGGGSGGGNGDDRDRPNRPEGGRRPGEGAGIPEIDQIMKKGQEQLKVLMGGRGGGSNGRGPGGRGPGGGGAPWLTRGTLLIGVGAAALLWAFSSFYTVRPEQQSVELFLGEFSDIGTEGLNFAPWPFVTAEVIDVTTNRTEDIGVRRGSSGNDGLMLTTDENIVDIDFQVVWNVKNAADFLFSLQQPELTVRSVAESAMREVIAQSELAPILNRDRAAIEAAVDELIQQILDQQETGINVIRVNFNKVDPPSQQVQVTDINGNTTNTSVIDAFRDVQAAEQERDQVERQADAYANGRLAAARGQGARILEESEAYRSRVVNDATGESSRFLSVLEEYRAAPEVTRKRLYLETMEKVLGDVDKIILENQGEDGGSGVVPYLPLNELRRSTTSGGSN, translated from the coding sequence ATGGCTGGCAATAACGGCGGCCCTTGGGGCGGCGGATCGTCTGGCGGTGGCTCCGGCGGTGGCAATGGCGACGATCGTGATCGTCCCAATCGCCCGGAGGGCGGGCGCAGGCCCGGTGAGGGGGCAGGGATCCCCGAGATCGACCAGATCATGAAAAAGGGTCAGGAGCAGCTGAAGGTGCTCATGGGCGGGCGTGGCGGCGGCAGCAATGGCCGTGGCCCCGGCGGACGTGGCCCGGGGGGCGGCGGCGCTCCCTGGCTCACTCGCGGCACCCTGCTGATTGGCGTCGGCGCAGCGGCCCTGCTCTGGGCCTTCTCCAGCTTTTACACTGTCCGGCCTGAACAACAGTCGGTCGAGCTGTTTCTGGGCGAGTTCTCCGACATCGGCACAGAAGGCCTCAACTTCGCCCCCTGGCCCTTCGTCACCGCCGAGGTGATCGACGTCACCACCAACCGCACCGAGGATATCGGCGTGCGGCGTGGCTCTTCGGGCAATGACGGGCTGATGCTGACCACCGACGAGAACATCGTCGATATCGACTTTCAGGTGGTCTGGAACGTGAAGAACGCGGCAGATTTCCTGTTCTCGCTGCAACAGCCTGAGCTCACCGTGCGCTCGGTGGCCGAGTCCGCCATGCGCGAAGTGATCGCGCAGTCCGAACTCGCCCCGATCCTCAACCGGGACCGTGCGGCGATTGAAGCGGCGGTGGATGAGCTGATCCAGCAGATCCTCGACCAGCAGGAAACCGGCATCAACGTGATCCGCGTCAACTTCAACAAGGTGGACCCGCCCTCGCAGCAGGTGCAGGTGACGGACATCAATGGCAACACCACCAACACCTCGGTGATTGATGCCTTCCGCGACGTGCAGGCCGCCGAGCAGGAGCGTGATCAGGTTGAACGTCAGGCCGATGCCTATGCCAACGGACGCCTCGCAGCAGCCCGTGGTCAGGGTGCGCGGATCCTTGAGGAAAGCGAAGCCTATCGCTCGCGCGTCGTCAACGACGCCACCGGTGAAAGCTCGCGCTTCTTGTCGGTGCTGGAAGAGTATCGCGCCGCGCCGGAAGTGACGCGCAAGCGCCTCTACCTTGAAACGATGGAAAAGGTGCTGGGCGATGTCGATAAAATTATCCTTGAAAATCAAGGTGAAGACGGTGGCTCGGGCGTTGTGCCTTACCTGCCGCTCAACGAGCTTCGCCGATCCACTACCAGCGGAGGGAGCAACTGA
- the gorA gene encoding glutathione-disulfide reductase codes for MEFDYDLFVIGGGSGGVRAARLASSEAGVKVGLAEEYRMGGTCVIRGCVPKKLMVFASHFPEEMKLAQAYGWTVHAGGFDWGKFRHHLHAELDRLEQIYTRNLEKAGVEIFGQRAVVKDPHTVALADGTEFKCRHILVATGGAPSFPPLEGAEEYGISSNDVFLFDELPESILIIGGGFIACEMACILNGLGVKTTIFLRGAQILRGFDDEARGHLADHMESLGIEIHCGTSITDMQKLEHGVLVRTSTGHEGIYEKILFATGRDPNTKGLGLEEAGVKLGRMGEVVVNEFSQTDVPSIYAIGDVTGRVELTPVAIREGVAFVNTVFHGKPTPVDHELVPSAVYTQPELGTVGITENEAERAMEAGGEAYEVYSTSFRPMKTAFAHTDDRVMMKLIVGKESRKVLGCHIVAPEAGEMIQLAGIAIKMGATKEDFDRTCAVHPTMAEELVTMKTPVR; via the coding sequence ATGGAATTTGATTACGATCTCTTCGTCATCGGCGGCGGCTCCGGCGGGGTGCGCGCGGCGCGGCTGGCCAGTTCGGAAGCGGGCGTCAAAGTGGGGCTGGCGGAAGAGTATCGCATGGGGGGCACCTGTGTGATCCGTGGCTGCGTGCCCAAAAAGCTGATGGTCTTTGCCTCGCATTTCCCCGAAGAGATGAAGCTGGCGCAGGCCTACGGCTGGACGGTGCACGCCGGCGGGTTTGACTGGGGCAAGTTCCGCCATCACCTGCACGCCGAGTTGGACAGGCTGGAGCAGATCTACACCCGCAACCTCGAAAAGGCCGGCGTGGAGATTTTCGGGCAGCGTGCTGTGGTGAAAGACCCGCATACCGTTGCGCTGGCTGATGGCACCGAATTCAAATGCCGCCACATCCTTGTGGCCACGGGCGGGGCCCCCAGCTTTCCGCCGCTGGAGGGGGCCGAGGAATACGGCATCAGCTCCAACGATGTGTTCCTCTTCGATGAGTTGCCAGAGAGCATCCTGATCATCGGCGGCGGCTTTATCGCCTGTGAAATGGCCTGTATTCTCAATGGCCTGGGAGTGAAAACGACGATCTTCCTGCGCGGGGCGCAGATTTTGCGCGGCTTTGATGACGAGGCCCGCGGCCACCTTGCCGACCACATGGAAAGCCTCGGCATCGAGATCCACTGCGGCACCTCCATTACCGACATGCAAAAGCTGGAGCACGGCGTTTTGGTGCGCACCAGCACCGGGCACGAGGGCATCTATGAGAAGATCCTTTTTGCCACCGGCCGCGACCCCAACACCAAGGGGCTCGGGCTGGAGGAGGCGGGCGTGAAGCTGGGCCGCATGGGCGAGGTGGTCGTCAACGAATTCAGCCAGACAGACGTGCCCTCGATCTACGCCATCGGCGATGTGACCGGGCGGGTGGAGCTGACGCCGGTTGCCATCCGCGAGGGGGTGGCCTTTGTGAACACCGTGTTCCACGGCAAACCAACGCCGGTGGATCACGAGCTGGTGCCCTCTGCCGTTTACACTCAGCCCGAGCTGGGCACCGTGGGCATCACGGAGAACGAGGCAGAGCGCGCGATGGAGGCAGGCGGCGAGGCCTATGAGGTGTATTCCACCTCCTTCCGCCCGATGAAAACCGCCTTCGCCCATACCGATGACCGGGTGATGATGAAGCTGATCGTCGGCAAGGAGAGCCGCAAGGTGCTGGGCTGCCATATCGTGGCCCCCGAGGCTGGCGAGATGATCCAGCTTGCCGGCATCGCCATCAAGATGGGTGCGACGAAAGAAGATTTTGACCGCACCTGCGCGGTGCATCCGACCATGGCAGAGGAACTGGTGACGATGAAAACCCCCGTGCGCTGA
- a CDS encoding alpha/beta fold hydrolase, with amino-acid sequence MQDAPLYDEADGPEGGRAYWLTCADGVRVRMAWWPASEAEGPAKGTVLFFPGRTEYVEKYGRAAHEYVAAGLNMAAMDWRGQGLADRALPDPATGHVNEFDDYQLDVDAMVAAVRELEAAPLPHVLIGHSMGGCIGLRAAHRLELKAAAFSAPMWGIRFHPVVRPAAWVLSTLSRPLGMGGRFAPGTVPETYALTAEFENNMLTRDEEMWLYMRAQLTAHPELALGGPSLHWLNRALVEMRGLMRMPAPDLPCLTYLGGNERIVDPAAVRKRMDSWPGAELVVPEGAEHEILMETPEVRADFFARTIAFFNAHSG; translated from the coding sequence GTGCAGGACGCACCGCTTTATGATGAGGCGGACGGCCCCGAGGGGGGCCGCGCCTACTGGCTGACCTGCGCCGACGGGGTGCGGGTGCGCATGGCGTGGTGGCCGGCGAGCGAGGCGGAGGGCCCCGCCAAAGGCACCGTGCTCTTCTTCCCCGGTCGCACCGAATACGTTGAAAAATATGGCCGCGCGGCGCATGAATATGTGGCCGCGGGCTTGAACATGGCAGCGATGGACTGGCGCGGCCAAGGCTTGGCCGATCGTGCCCTGCCCGACCCGGCAACCGGCCATGTCAACGAGTTTGACGACTATCAACTCGACGTCGATGCGATGGTGGCGGCGGTGCGCGAGCTGGAAGCCGCCCCCCTGCCCCACGTGCTCATCGGCCACTCCATGGGCGGCTGCATCGGGCTTCGCGCCGCGCATCGGCTGGAGCTGAAGGCTGCGGCATTCTCGGCCCCGATGTGGGGCATCCGGTTTCATCCGGTGGTGCGGCCCGCGGCCTGGGTGCTCTCAACCCTGTCGCGCCCCCTCGGCATGGGCGGCAGGTTTGCCCCCGGCACCGTGCCCGAAACCTATGCGCTCACCGCTGAATTCGAAAATAACATGCTCACCCGTGACGAAGAGATGTGGCTCTACATGCGCGCCCAACTCACCGCCCACCCCGAGCTGGCCTTGGGCGGGCCGAGCCTGCATTGGCTGAACCGGGCATTGGTGGAAATGCGCGGGCTGATGCGCATGCCCGCCCCCGACCTGCCCTGCCTGACCTATCTGGGCGGCAATGAGCGGATCGTAGACCCGGCAGCGGTGCGCAAACGCATGGATAGCTGGCCCGGAGCGGAGCTCGTGGTGCCTGAGGGCGCGGAGCATGAGATCCTGATGGAAACGCCCGAGGTGCGGGCCGATTTCTTTGCCCGGACAATCGCGTTTTTCAACGCGCATAGCGGTTGA